GAGTCCAACCGGACCGACGGACTGCCGGCCGGCTCCGGGGCGAGCACCACGACCCCGGCCACCCCCGTGACCCCGGCCTCCCCCTCGGCCGGCGTCACCACCCCGCCCGCGACCCCGGCCACGCCGGACGGCTCCGCGACGCCCGGCACGCCGACCGCGCCCGGTACGCCCGACACGACGGGCACGCCCGGCACGCCGGGTACTCCCGGCACTCCCGGCACGACGGATCCGGCCGCCCCGGGCACGGGCAAGCACCGTGGTGACGCGGCGCCGGAGGAACCGGGCATCCCGGACAGCACGCCCGATTCCGGGCGTCACGCGGCCCCGACTGACGGGTCGACGGATGGCGCTGCCGGTGGCGGCGCGTCGGCCGAAGGTGCGGTCACGGGGGAGAAGTCGGACAAGACGGGCAAGGCTGACGAATACACCGTCAAGCCGGGTGACAGTCTGTCGGACATTGCGCAGGAGAACGCGCTGCCCGGCGGCTGGACCGCCCTCTATGACGCCAACAAGCAGACGGTCGGCGCCGACCCGGACCTCATCATCCCTGGTCAGAGCCTTGACCTGAACGGTGAACCCGTCCCTGCGGGAGAGTAGTTCGGGGCTGAATGTCCGTTATGAGTAAGTGAGACATGGGTCTCTCTTGCCGAACTGGCGTGTCACGTCCGCAAAGTTTGCTCGGGTCGCCCCTCACCTGCATAAACACCCCTCTGAGGGGAGCAAGTAGGGGCGATTTTTCCGGGTTGATGGTCTTTGAACTTCCGCCGGGTCTATGTCTACGGTCAGGACCGCTCGCCACCGCGGGCCCCGTCGACCGGTACGCCGAATCCTGCCGCCGACCTACGGGAACAGTCGTCGCGCAAGCGCCGAAGGCAGGAGCGGGGGACCCAAGGTAAGTGCCGGCCCCGGCCGTTGAGACAGACGGCCGACGATCGGCTTGGGGTGAAGCCGCGTGCAAGGACACGCGGCCGGACAACTCATCAGGTCCGAACCCGACAGCTCACCTCGTAGGCGTCGGTGAGGAGAATTCCCATGCTGTTTTCCGGCAACAAGGGCAAACACCGTCGTCCCTCCAAGGCGACCCGCGTCGTCACCCTCGTCGGCGTCACCGGTGTCGCCGTCGCGGCCCCGCTGATGACCGCGGGCACGGCCTCGGCCGCCACCGCCTCCGAGTGGGACGCCGTCGCCGCGTGCGAGTCCGGCGGCAACTGGTCCATCAACACCGGCAACGGCTACTACGGCGGCCTGCAGTTCTCCGCCTCCACCTGGGCCGCGTACGGCGGCACCGCCTACGCCCCGACCGCCAACCTGGCGTCGAAGTCCCAGCAGATCGCCATCGCAGAGAAGGTCCTGGCCGGCCAGGGCAAGGGCGCGTGGCCGAGCTGTGGCGTGGGTCTCTCCGGCGCCGCCTACAACGGCGGCTCCTCCTCGGCGAGCTCCTCCTCCTCTTCCTCGTCCTCTTCTTCCTCGTCCTCGTCGTCGAAGCGCTCCACCGAGCAGCCGACGACCCGCAGCGAGCAGCGCCAGGCGCCGAAGACCACGTCGAAGAAGACGGTCTCCAAGAAGACGGTCACCACCCCGACCGGCAAGAAGGTCAAGAAGGGCGACGGCGAGTACAAGGTCGTCGCCGGCGACACCCTCAGCAAGATCGCCCAGGCGCACGGCGTCAAGGGCGGCTGGGCCAAGCTCTTCGAGCTCAACAAGGACGTCGTCGAGAACGCCGACCTGATCTACCCGGGCCAGCAGCTCCACCTCAAGTGAGCCTGACGACCCACCCGCGGTGACCACCCCGGTCCGGAGTGCCCTTCCCCCGTGCGCTCCGGACCGGGGTTTCCCCGTTCCGGGCCCTTCCCGGAGCCTTCGCGGGGCCCTCCCGGGTCCTTACCGATCAGTAGTAATGGGTCTTTCGTCCTCAGATGCGTGCCCTTGGGTCCTTTTTCGTCCCAGGGGGCGGGCGTCCGGCTGGCCGGAGCCCCGGAGCCGGTTAGGCTCTTGTCGCAAGGCGAAACGAGACCTTGCCGCATGCGTCACAACCAGCGTCACATCCCAGAAGGAGATGCTCGTGCCGTCCATCGACGTCGTCGTAGCCCGGGAAATCCTGGACTCCCGAGGCAACCCCACGGTCGAGGTCGAGGTCGGCCTCGACGACGGCAGCACGGGTCGTGCTGCCGTGCCGTCCGGTGCCTCCACCGGTGCGTTCGAGGCCCTTGAGCTCCGCGACGGTGACCCCAACCGTTACCAGGGCAAGGGTGTCGAGAAGGCCGTCCTCGCGGTCATCGAGCAGATCGGCCCGGAGCTCGTCGGCTACGACGCCACCGAGCAGCGTCTGATCGACCAGGCGATGTTCGACCTGGACGCCACCCCGGACAAGTCCTCGCTCGGCGCCAACGCCATCCTCGGCGTCTCCCTCGCCGTCGCGCACGCCGCCTCCGAGGCGTCCGACCTGCCGCTCTTCCGCTACCTCGGCGGCCCGAACGCGCACCTGCTGCCCGTTCCGATGATGAACATCCTGAACGGCGGCTCGCACGCCGACTCCAACGTGGACATCCAGGAGTTCATGATCGCGCCGATCGGCGCGGAGTCCTTCTCCGAGGCCCTGCGCTGGGGCACCGAGGTCTACCAC
The DNA window shown above is from Streptomyces showdoensis and carries:
- a CDS encoding transglycosylase family protein — translated: MRSGNGRHRRPRQAPALVVAAGVTGSAMALPLLATGSASAADAPTWDRVAECESGGAWSANFGNGLYGGLQFTQESWERHGGLSYAPSADLASRAQQIAIADRALAAGDTQWATCAPIAGLTNDGRKPAVVPGPAVKPKASTGPVAESNRTDGLPAGSGASTTTPATPVTPASPSAGVTTPPATPATPDGSATPGTPTAPGTPDTTGTPGTPGTPGTPGTTDPAAPGTGKHRGDAAPEEPGIPDSTPDSGRHAAPTDGSTDGAAGGGASAEGAVTGEKSDKTGKADEYTVKPGDSLSDIAQENALPGGWTALYDANKQTVGADPDLIIPGQSLDLNGEPVPAGE
- a CDS encoding transglycosylase family protein, which translates into the protein MLFSGNKGKHRRPSKATRVVTLVGVTGVAVAAPLMTAGTASAATASEWDAVAACESGGNWSINTGNGYYGGLQFSASTWAAYGGTAYAPTANLASKSQQIAIAEKVLAGQGKGAWPSCGVGLSGAAYNGGSSSASSSSSSSSSSSSSSSSKRSTEQPTTRSEQRQAPKTTSKKTVSKKTVTTPTGKKVKKGDGEYKVVAGDTLSKIAQAHGVKGGWAKLFELNKDVVENADLIYPGQQLHLK